Proteins found in one Thermoleophilaceae bacterium genomic segment:
- the tsf gene encoding translation elongation factor Ts produces MSTVEISAKDVKALRDRTGAGMMDCKAALQEAGGDVDKAVEILRVKGQAQAQKRSGRVASEGQVASYIHAGGRIGVLVEVNCETDFVARNEDFQEFVRDVALHIAAANPDFVSEEDVPEDVKQAEARIFEEQSMDKPDNVRPKIVEGRIRKWLEEVVLLNQEHVHGEKHDGKTIEQLRQDISAKTGENVVIRRFTRYQVGEE; encoded by the coding sequence GTGAGCACCGTGGAAATCAGCGCAAAGGACGTAAAGGCCCTCCGCGACCGGACGGGCGCGGGGATGATGGACTGCAAGGCCGCCCTTCAGGAGGCCGGCGGCGACGTGGACAAGGCGGTGGAGATCCTGCGCGTGAAGGGACAGGCGCAGGCGCAGAAGAGGAGCGGACGCGTGGCATCCGAGGGCCAGGTGGCGAGCTACATCCACGCGGGCGGCAGGATCGGCGTGCTCGTGGAGGTGAACTGCGAGACCGACTTCGTCGCGCGCAACGAGGACTTCCAGGAGTTCGTGCGCGACGTGGCTCTGCACATCGCGGCCGCAAACCCGGACTTCGTGTCCGAGGAGGACGTGCCCGAGGACGTGAAGCAGGCCGAGGCGCGCATCTTCGAGGAGCAGTCGATGGACAAGCCCGACAACGTGCGCCCGAAGATCGTCGAGGGCCGCATACGTAAGTGGCTCGAAGAGGTCGTGCTGCTCAACCAGGAGCACGTCCACGGGGAGAAGCACGACGGCAAGACCATCGAGCAGCTGCGCCAGGACATCTCCGCGAAGACGGGCGAGAACGTCGTGATCCGCCGCTTCACCCGCTACCAGGTGGGAGAGGAGTAG
- the rpsB gene encoding 30S ribosomal protein S2 produces the protein MAQVGIRELLEAGVHFGHQTRRWNPKMRRFIFGERGGIHIIDLQQTERLLQQAQEFAAEVASRGGTVLFVGTKKQARDAVKEAAEKGGMPYVNQRWLGGLLTNFQTINRRIRRLHQLTDWTQDGTLELLPTRERITAINEREKLEMNLGGVRDMQRTPDAVFIVDLKTEAIAVREAERLRIPIIGLVDTNVDPDAVTYPIPGNDDAIRSCKIIVDAIGDVVAERATQFRAEEEAARREREEQERREAEERARREAEEAAAREAAQREADEKARAQAAALEQQEQQQQQAAAAEASQVAGSQEAGSGAPSQEQTQEQQENAAEQGVSQ, from the coding sequence GTGGCTCAGGTAGGAATCAGGGAGCTGCTGGAGGCCGGCGTTCACTTCGGCCATCAGACGCGCCGCTGGAACCCGAAGATGCGCCGCTTCATATTCGGCGAGCGCGGCGGGATCCACATCATCGACCTTCAGCAGACCGAACGGCTGCTGCAACAGGCTCAGGAATTCGCCGCCGAGGTGGCCAGCCGTGGTGGCACCGTGCTGTTCGTCGGCACGAAGAAGCAGGCCCGCGACGCCGTGAAGGAAGCCGCGGAGAAGGGCGGCATGCCGTACGTGAACCAGCGCTGGCTGGGCGGACTGCTCACGAACTTCCAGACGATCAACCGCCGCATCCGGCGGTTGCACCAGCTCACCGACTGGACGCAGGATGGCACGCTCGAGCTGCTGCCCACGCGCGAGCGCATCACGGCCATCAATGAGCGCGAGAAGCTCGAGATGAACCTCGGAGGAGTGCGCGACATGCAGCGCACCCCGGACGCCGTGTTCATCGTGGACCTGAAGACCGAGGCGATCGCGGTGCGCGAGGCAGAGCGGCTTCGCATACCGATCATCGGGCTCGTGGACACCAACGTGGACCCCGACGCCGTCACGTACCCCATCCCCGGCAACGACGACGCGATCCGCTCGTGCAAGATCATCGTCGACGCGATCGGCGACGTGGTGGCAGAGCGCGCCACCCAGTTCCGCGCGGAGGAGGAGGCCGCGCGGCGCGAGCGCGAGGAGCAGGAGCGCCGCGAGGCCGAGGAGCGCGCCCGCCGCGAGGCCGAGGAGGCCGCGGCGCGCGAGGCCGCTCAACGCGAGGCGGACGAGAAGGCGCGGGCACAGGCCGCGGCGCTGGAGCAGCAGGAGCAGCAGCAGCAGCAGGCTGCTGCGGCTGAGGCGTCGCAGGTCGCAGGGTCGCAGGAGGCAGGGTCTGGGGCTCCAAGCCAGGAGCAGACCCAGGAGCAGCAGGAGAACGCCGCAGAGCAGGGAGTGAGTCAGTGA